A region of the Candidatus Gastranaerophilales bacterium genome:
AGAGTACTTATTTCAATGCCCGACGAATTTTTAGAGAGAATTGACAGCGTTGCAGGAAATGAATCAAGAACACGCAGTGAGCTTATCAGAGAAGCACTTCGTTCTTATATTCATAAAGCAAGAGTTAAAGAAAGTGCTGTCGCTAACAAGAATGCAGCTATTTTAGAGTCGCTACTAGACTAAGAGCAAATTTTGAGGAATGGGAAAAGCCGCCGAATATTTCGGCGGCTTTTTAAATTGAGAAGATTACAAAAAAACTAATTTTTACATTTTAGTACTTAAGGGCTAAAACCAATTCAAATTCTTCTTTATATTGTTTAGCTTTTTTAGTTACATCTGTTAATTTTTTTTCGTCCTTAACGTAATTTTTAAGCAACGAATACTGCTCGGATGCTTTTTTAAGTCTGAAATATGCTAAATTCAACAGTGTTTCGAAGTTGTAAACTGCTTTATTTTCTTCAAAATATTCAACGACATCCTGTTTCAAGTCAAACAGATATTTTTCCAAATACTTACCCTGAAGGTCAGGTTTTTGCAAAAATGCATAGTTAAAGAAAGTTTCATACAATACAGAATTAGTATTAAATTCCTCATCAAAAATAATGTAGTTATCTAAATTGTCTCTAAAACTGTTTTTGGATTTTTGTGCTGTTTCAAGTTCGTTCATAATACCGCCCCTTACATGATTTTGTTACCCTTAATTTAATAAAGTCATTTTATGAAAAAAAATTGCCTTTTTATTTTAAATTGTAGTATCCATGCTCTCTAGCTGTTCTTTTGTAAGAGGTTCCGAGTTCTCACCTGTAATAAGAGCTGAAGTATCTTTATAATTTGCAAGGTAAATAAATTTATAGAGCATAAACGGATTAAACGAGCGGCTGCCTTCAGAGAGCATAATTTTAATTGCTTCGTGGGATTTCATTGCTTTTTTATAAACTCTTTCTGAAACAAGCGCATCATAAACATCGCAAATGGACGCTACCTGTGCGTACAGGTGTATGGCTTTGCCTTTTAAGCCGCCGGGATAGCCAAAGCCGCCGTATTTTTCCTGATGTTCAAGCGCTACTCTTGCTATA
Encoded here:
- a CDS encoding ribbon-helix-helix protein, CopG family, translated to MARVLISMPDEFLERIDSVAGNESRTRSELIREALRSYIHKARVKESAVANKNAAILESLLD